The following proteins come from a genomic window of Daphnia carinata strain CSIRO-1 chromosome 6, CSIRO_AGI_Dcar_HiC_V3, whole genome shotgun sequence:
- the LOC130702367 gene encoding mitochondrial E3 ubiquitin protein ligase 1-like codes for MEIVSELVREGIFLSLDVVILGFIYKSYESCAAYIQALKEAEQVEISELSQLAAPKSQPRSWLQFWTKNKSAPTTSGTQNDFRYVCLRGIVEPLDKSKLLKSTDNKSTGVIQKIITKEVAKVRNWTRLWVHEERIVKNFQHEVPWGLKSQEISNPPVFLLNVKIANATKQTVVQVIEGLTADRLDIAVVRNEFTPAAFSPSGWLGGWVSGVQLKGINEVEEMVIDGSLMTAVGELVVSSDGTMQLRSPSNSDQALPFILSTLPYSALLSTYETRISVCKWSLFFFGGVGIVLCYLMIRKIHDGRRHAREEDDILRDLCESRRSTGENDDLPEEQRCVICLVRNREVIVLPCGHFCLCADCMVGIRRENILQRNCPMCRQRIKQIKRAFVP; via the exons atggaaattgtttCTGAACTTGTTCGCGAGGGTATCTTTCTTAGTTTGGACGTTGTTATTTTAGGGTTCATTTATAAATCTTACGAGTCATGTGCTGCCTATATTCAGGCACTTAAG GAAGCAGAACAAGTTGAAATATCGGAGCTTAGTCAGCTGGCAGCCCCCAAAAGTCAACCAAGGAGCTGGCTTCAGTTTtggacaaaaaataaatcagcACCTACCACATCAGGAACTCAGAATGACTTTAGATATGTGTGTCTGAGAGGGATAGTGGAGCCACTTGACAAATCAAAATTACTGAAGAGTACAGACAACAAAAGCACTGGAGTGATTCAAAAAATTATAACTAAAGAAGTTGCCAAAGTTCGCAATTGGACAAGGCTGTG GGTTCATGAGGAAAgaattgtaaaaaattttcagcATGAAGTTCCTTGGGGTTTGAAATCACAAGAAATATCCAATCCTCctgtctttcttttaaatgttaaaataGCCAATGCTACTAAGCAGACAGTAGTCCAAGTTATAGAAGGATTAACGGCCGATCGTCTTGATATAGCTGTCGTCAGAAATGAGTTCACTCCTGCTGCCTTTTCCCCATCTGGTTGGCTCGGCGGATGG GTTAGTGGTGTTCAGCTCAAGGGAATTAATGAAGTTGAAGAAATGGTTATTGACGGTTCGCTAATGACAGCCGTCGGTGAATTAGTCGTAAGCAGCGATGGTACCATGCAGCTGAGATCACCAAGCAATTCTGACCAAGCTTTACCGTTTATTCTTTCTACTTTGCCTTACAGCGCACTGCTGAGCACCTATGAAACCCGTATCAGCGTTTGCAAGTGGAGTCTATTCTTTTTTGGTGGCGTTGGCATAGTTCTTTGTTATCTTATGATTCGCAAAATTCATGATGGTCGACGACATGCCAGAGAAGAAGACGATATTCTTCGTGATCTTTGCGAGTCACGTCGGTCAACTGGAGAAAATGATGACCTACCGGAAGAGCAGCGCTGCGTAATATGCCTGGTTCGAAATCGGGAAGTTATTGTTCTTCCATGCGGTCACTTTTGCCTCTGCGCCGATTGTATGGTAGGCATCAGGCGGGAAAATATACTACAGAGGAATTGCCCCATGTGCCGACAAAGAATTAAGCAAATTAAAAGAGCTTTTGTTCCTTAA
- the LOC130702389 gene encoding uncharacterized protein LOC130702389 codes for MPYNALDHLTDLTQYLNLTKLFGASIDIYYSNWLSWLFTPLIAVSLLPGIIIILLYITSSLLYIYKLHRYRLLDAYDKDIWDAGRKVVSAIWDALGWIWHGYEIIGVENIPPGGALLVYYHGAVPIDFYYICSHILLYEGRLINPVGDRFLFKIPGWSSLLEAFGVIPGTVQSCAALLRKGNLLAIAPGGVYEAQLGDHNYELLWRQRLGFAKKKMANRNRRANAPDVDNTIDLVQVDGLVVAKIIKHCHEEGSSAVDVAQGVLLGLVADTRLEVTNCFPFPKNLDENFDEEDYQMEMMRHLRKVNVDHLHVGWYQSTQQGAFLSTQFLESQFTYQTSIEESVVLIYDPLKTKRGFLHLKAYRLTPQAVALYKDNDFGADAIKTHHLSFESLYQEIRLVIHNSHLVNALLCELSEMVAPYEGSQYLDLGTASVLEKHLRSLTDNVDELLQDTNKFNIYQRQVVKQQQEKQKYVQKRNLENNARQARGEPPLPDEDVTKVFKPIPVPPRLEPMVLSAQIAAHCQQVSLFCSQALGKLFLSEALQQPQSSQQTVLKAMEAGTERKPEKKNGVESSILSAIADGDDELVSAYSRISLDPAARTGRIDERIVNSVCTKTNMNIDRIACQINQTHHIGICFLLDTTGSMYSYINEVKEQIVEIVARLEASGCGIEGLAFVGYKDWCDGINHFEILPFTKSVSEFKSFVATICAKGGGDFPEDVLGGLSRAISLNWPQNSGTRIIFHLGDAPAHGKTIFHDGRRRDDYENGHPNDPPLQELFREMRRKKLMYYFGRINGECDRMIATFERYLGEKIETVDSAEVGNVLRSVMESVMRSVSVTHRTDFPSMVDKKLLPFNMDKKEPNWDQLPRLDGTILTFELPTSVEEITSFAKLQDKIKKCRLQIAPNPFAKGSVRLAYFGKIFYSSSKDANSSASESVDDVVFKEIISPPKVADLDCWRYRSDLEVQTVAAKLAKEFNFRLFKTHHNPNITMKFLKTKVARVFKDVAPRYLAYEQRFRGVSPNMVKYTNNVDFVQDAQSLDENDRKRLEIALAFSHFSHHITDGYLLVCDLQGVSYVNAKEKEILLLTDPAIHCSKHIRFGKTNLSSIGINKFFKKHACNKYCLALGLKMPSG; via the exons ATATTTATTACTCCAATTGGTTGTCATGGCTTTTCACACCTTTGATTGCTGTCTCTTTGCTACCGGGTATCATCATTATTCTACTCTACATCACATCTTCTCTTTTATACATTTACAAATTGCACAG ATATAGGCTACTAGATGCATATGATAAAGACATATGGGATGCAGGAAGAAAAGTTGTTTCAGCTATTTGGGATGCATTAGGCTGGATCTGGCATG GATATGAAATTATTGGAGTTGAAAATATTCCCCCTGGTGGTGCTCTTTTGGTGTATTATCATGGAGCAGTTCCCATTGACTTCTACTACATATGCAGTCATATATTGCTGTATGAAGGAAGATTGATCAATCCTGTTGGTGATAgattcctttttaaaattccag GATGGAGTAGTCTTTTAGAGGCGTTTGGCGTAATACCTGGTACCGTACAGAGCTGTGCAGCCCTTTTGAGGAAAGGCAATCTCTTGGCCATAGCTCCAGGAGGAGTTTATGAAGCTCAGTTGGGTGACCATAACTATGAACTTCTTTGGAGGCAACGGTTAGGTTTCGCGAAG aaaaaaatggcgaatcGTAACAGAAGGGCTAATGCTCCCGATGTAGACAATACTATTGATTTAGTTCAAGTGGATGGCCTG GTTGTGGCCAAGATCATCAAGCATTGCCATGAAGAAGGAAGCAGTGCTGTTGATGTTGCTCAAGGTGTTTTATTGGGGCTGGTAGCTGACACTCGACTTGAAGTGACAAACTGCTTTCCATTTCCTAAAAACCTTGATGAAAACTTTGATGAAGAGGATTACCAAATGGAAATGATGCGCCACCTGCGGAAAGTTAATGTAGATCATCTTCATGTTGGATGGTATCAGAGTACTCAACAAGGAGCATTTCTGTCCACTCAGTTCCTTGAGTCTCAGTTTACGTATCAAACTTCCATTGAAGAGTCAGTAGTGCTCATCTATG acCCACTGAAAACCAAACGAGGGTTTTTGCATTTGAAGGCTTACCGCTTAACTCCCCAAGCAGTTGCCCTCTACAAGGACAATGATTTTGGTGCTGATGCCATCAAAACCCACCACTTGAGTTTTGAAAGCCTGTATCAG GAAATTAGACTGGTGATTCACAACTCTCACTTGGTCAATGCCCTTTTGTGTGAACTTAGTGAAATGGTTGCTCCTTATGAGGGATCTCAATACCTTGATCTTGGAACTGC GTCTGTACTTGAGAAACATCTGAGGAGCTTGACAGATAATGTTGATGAACTTTTGCAAGATACCAACAAGTTCAACATCTATCAACGCCAGGTGGTGAAGCAACAGCAAGAAAAGCAGAAATATGTTCAAAAGAGG AATTTGGAAAATAACGCTAGACAAGCTCGTGGTGAACCACCGCTACCTGATGAAGACGTAACAAAGGTTTTTAAGCCGATTCCAGTGCCCCCCCGTTTGGAACCAATGGTTTTGTCTGCCCAAATAGCAGCCCATTGCCAGCAAGTGTCGCTCTTCTGTAGCCAAGCCCTAGGAAAGTTGTTTTTGTCTGAAGCGCTGCAGCAACCGCAATCTTCGCAACAAACGGTATTGAAAG CGATGGAAGCTGGAACGGAGAGAAAACCGGAAAAGAAGAATGGCGTTGAGTCTTCCATACTTTCAGCGATTGCAGATGGAGATGATGAATTGGTCAGTGCTTACTCAAGAATATCTTTGGATCCTGCTGCAAGAACTGGACGAATAGATGAGAGAATTGTGAACTCCGTTTGTaccaaaacaaacatgaataTCGACCGAATCGCATGCCAAATAAATCAGACTCATCATAttggcatttgttttctattggATACAACTGGAAGCATGTATTCCTACATTAACGAAGTGAAAGAACAAATCGTAGAGATAGTTGCGCGTTTGGAGGCAAGTGGTTGCGGAATAGAGGGATTAGCTTTTGTTG GCTACAAAGATTGGTGTGACG GGATTAACCACTTCGAAATACTTCCGTTCACCAAATCTGTTTCTGAATTCAAGTCGTTTGTTGCCACTATCTGCGCAAAAGGAGGTGGAGATTTTCCGGAAGATGTTCTTGGAGGACTCAGTCGCGCAATATCTCTTAATTGGCCACAGAATAGTGGTACCAGAATAATTTTCCATCTTGGTGACGCTCCTGCACACGGGAAAACTATTTTCCATGATGGTCGTCGTAGAGATGATTACGAAAACGGCCACCCCAACGATCCACCACTTCAGGAGCTTTTTCGGGAGATGCGTCGCAAGAAATTGATGTACTATTTCGGCCGTATAAACGGCGAATGCGACAGGATGATAGCGACCTTTGAAAGATATCTCGGCGAAAAAATAGAAACCGTAGACAGCGCAGAAGTCGGTAACGTTTTGCGTTCAGTAATGGAAAGCGTAATGAGGTCAGTCTCTGTCACTCATCGTACTGATTTTCCTAGTATGGTTGACAAGAAATTACTACCATTCAACATGGACAAAAAAGAACCGAACTGGGACCAACTCCCGCGTTTAGACGGCACTATTTTAACTTTCGAGTTACCGACATCGGTTGAAGAAATAACTTCGTTTGCCAAGCTACAggataaaattaaaaagtgcCGACTGCAGATTGCTCCGAATCCTTTTGCCAAAGGGTCGGTTCGTTTGGCTTACTTcggcaaaattttttattcgtcGTCGAAAGACGCCAATTCATCGGCTTCCGAAAGTGTTGACGACGttgtatttaaagaaattatttcGCCACCGAAAGTAGCAGATCTTGATTGCTGGCGTTACCGGAGTGATCTTGAAGTACAGACAGTTGCCGCTAAACTGGCGAAAGAATTTAATTTCAGACTGTTTAAAACCCACCACAACCCCAACATCACAATGAAGTTTTTAAAGACCAAAGTTGCTCGCGTTTTCAAAGATGTCGCTCCGCGTTATTTAGCTTACGAGCAAAGGTTCCGTGGGGTAAGTCCCAACATGGTCAAATATACAAACAACGTAGATTTCGTTCAAGATGCTCAATCTTTGGACGAAAATGACCGCAAAAGACTTGAAATTGCTTTAGCGTTTTCCCATTTCAGCCACCATATCACCGATGGATACTTGCTCGTTTGTGATTTGCAAGGAGTTTCCTATGTAAacgcaaaagagaaagaaattctGTTACTAACGGACCCCGCTATTCACTGTTCAAAGCACATACGTTTTGGGAAAACCAATCTAAGCTCTATTGGCATAAAcaagttctttaaaaaacatgcATGCAATAAATATTGTCTAGCATTAGGATTGAAGATGCCCAGTGGATAA
- the LOC130702379 gene encoding glutathione S-transferase theta-1-like, producing the protein MTLKLYYDLMSQPSRAVYLFLKVANIPFESCTVKLRDGEHFEEAFKKINPIQKVPVIDDAGFKLTESVAILRYLVRSRNVADHWYSTDLQLQAKVDEYLEWQHLNTRLFCAMYFRHKFLEPMMFQRPVEEKKVARFQKEMEKCLGEIETIWLDNGNKKFITGPNISVADLLACCELEQPVMAGYDVFQKYPIIGAYRERVRKATGPHYEDAHKIVRIITHKFSGVPRDSKL; encoded by the exons ATGACTTTAAAACTGTATTACGATTTAATGTCACAACCGTCTAGGGCGGTTTATCTATTTCTGAAAGTGGCAAACATACCATTCGAAAGTTGTACAGTTAAACTTCGTGATG GTGAGCACTTTGAAgaagcttttaaaaaaatcaatcccATCCAAAAAGTCCCTGTGATTGATGATGCTGGATTTAAATTAACTGAGAG CGTAGCAATTCTTCGTTACCTAGTAAGAAGCAGAAATGTTGCTGACCATTGGTATAGTACTGATTTGCAGCTTCAAGCAAAAGTAGATGAATACCTTGAATGGCAACATCTCAACACCAGACTGTTTTGTGCAATGTATTTTAGACACAAG TTTTTAGAGCCTATGATGTTTCAAAGACctgttgaagagaaaaaagttgcacgttttcaaaaagaaatggagaagTGTTTAGGAGAAATTGAAACCATCTGGTTGGACAatggaaacaagaaatttatCACTGGGCCAAACATTTCTGTAGCTGATCTTTTGGCCTGTTGTGAATTGGAGCAACCTG TAATGGCAGGATATGATGTTTTTCAAAAGTATCCAATTATTG GTGCATACAGGGAACGTGTGCGAAAGGCAACGGGGCCTCATTACGAAGACGCTCATAAAATCGTTCGAATTATAACTCACAAGTTTTCGGGAGTCCCACGCGATAgcaaactgtaa
- the LOC130702474 gene encoding alpha-protein kinase vwkA-like: MYSYINEVKEQIVEIVARLEASGCGIEGLAFVGYKDWCDGINHFEILPFTKSVSEFKSFVATICAKGGGDFPEDVLGGLSRAISLNWPQNSGTRIIFHLGDAPAHGKTIFHDGRRRDDYENGHPNDPPLQELFREMRRKKLMYYFGRINGECDRMIATFERYLGEKIETVDSAEVGNVLRSVMESVMRSVSVTHRTDFPSMVDKKLLPFNMDKKEPNWDQLPRLDGTILTFELPTSVEEITSFAKLQDKIKKCRLQIAPNPFAKGSVRLAYFGKIFYSSSKDANSSASESVDGVVFKEIISPPKVADLDCWRYRSDLEVQTVAAKLAKEFNFRLFKTHHNPNITMKFLKTKVARVFKDVAPRYLAYEQRFRGVSPNMVKYTNNVDFVHDA; encoded by the exons ATGTATTCCTACATTAACGAAGTGAAAGAACAAATCGTAGAGATAGTTGCGCGTTTGGAGGCAAGTGGTTGCGGAATAGAGGGATTAGCTTTTGTTG GCTACAAAGATTGGTGTGACG GGATTAACCACTTCGAAATACTTCCGTTCACCAAATCTGTTTCTGAATTCAAGTCGTTTGTTGCCACTATCTGCGCAAAAGGAGGTGGAGATTTTCCGGAAGATGTTCTTGGAGGACTCAGTCGCGCAATATCTCTTAATTGGCCACAGAATAGTGGTACCAGAATAATTTTCCATCTTGGTGACGCTCCTGCACACGGGAAAACTATTTTCCATGATGGTCGTCGTAGAGATGATTACGAAAACGGCCACCCCAACGATCCACCACTTCAGGAGCTTTTTCGGGAGATGCGTCGCAAGAAATTGATGTACTATTTCGGCCGTATAAACGGCGAATGCGACAGGATGATAGCGACCTTTGAAAGATATCTCGGCGAAAAAATAGAAACCGTAGACAGCGCAGAAGTCGGTAACGTTTTGCGTTCAGTAATGGAAAGCGTAATGAGGTCAGTCTCTGTCACTCATCGTACTGATTTTCCTAGTATGGTTGACAAGAAATTACTACCATTCAACATGGACAAAAAAGAACCGAACTGGGACCAACTCCCGCGTTTAGACGGCACTATTTTAACTTTCGAGTTACCGACATCGGTTGAAGAAATAACTTCGTTTGCCAAGCTACAggataaaattaaaaagtgcCGACTGCAGATTGCTCCGAATCCTTTTGCCAAAGGGTCGGTTCGTTTGGCTTACTTcggcaaaattttttattcgtcGTCGAAAGACGCCAATTCATCGGCTTCCGAAAGTGTTGACGGCGttgtatttaaagaaattatttcGCCACCGAAAGTAGCAGATCTTGATTGCTGGCGTTACCGGAGTGATCTTGAAGTACAGACAGTTGCCGCTAAACTGGCgaaagaatttaattttaggCTGTTTAAAACCCACCACAACCCCAACATCACAATGAAATTCTTAAAGACCAAAGTTGCTCGCGTTTTTAAAGATGTCGCTCCGCGTTATTTAGCTTACGAGCAAAGATTCCGTGGGGTAAGTCCCAACATGGTCAAATATACAAACAACGTAGACTTCGTTCATGATGCTTAA
- the LOC130702369 gene encoding mitochondrial E3 ubiquitin protein ligase 1-like gives MEIDFELVLEGISLGLDVVILGFLYKSYESCAAYIQALKKAEQVEISELSQLAAPKSQPRSWLQFWKKNKSAPTTSGTQNDFRYVCLRGIVEPLDKSKLLKSTDNKSTGVIHKIITKEVAKVRNGTRLWVDEERIVKNIQHEVPWGLKSQETSNAAKQTLVQVIEGLTADRLDMAVVRNEFTPAAFSLSGWLGGWVSGVQLKGINEVEEMVIDGSLMTAVGELVVSSDGTMQLRSPSNSDRALPFILSTLPYSALLNTYETLVSVCKWSLFFFGGVGMVLCSLMIRKWFKIHYGRRHAREEDDILRDLCESRRSTGENDDLPEWQRCVICLVRNREVIVLPCGHVCLCADCMVLINRQNVLQRNCPMCRQRIEQIARAFVP, from the exons atggaaattgacTTCGAACTCGTACTTGAGGGTATTTCACTTGGTTTGGACGTCGTCATTTTAGGATTCTTGTATAAATCCTACGAGTCATGTGCTGCCTATATTCAGGCACTTAAG AAAGCAGAACAAGTTGAAATATCGGAGCTTAGTCAGCTGGCAGCCCCCAAAAGTCAACCAAGGAGCTGGCTTcagttttggaagaaaaataaatcagcACCTACCACATCAGGAACTCAGAATGACTTTAGATATGTGTGTCTGAGAGGGATAGTGGAGCCACTTGACAAATCAAAATTACTGAAGAGTACAGACAACAAAAGCACTGGAGTGATTCACAAAATTATAACTAAAGAAGTTGCCAAAGTTCGCAATGGCACAAGGCTGTG GGTTGATGAGGAAAGAATTGTAAAAAATATTCAGCATGAAGTTCCTTGGGGTTTGAAATCACAAGAAACATCCAATGCTGCTAAGCAGACATTAGTCCAAGTTATAGAAGGATTAACGGCCGATCGTCTTGATATGGCTGTCGTCAGAAATGAGTTCACTCCTGCTGCCTTTTCCCTATCTGGTTGGCTCGGCGGATGG GTTAGTGGTGTTCAGCTCAAGGGAATTAATGAAGTTGAAGAAATGGTTATTGACGGTTCGCTAATGACAGCCGTCGGTGAATTAGTCGTAAGCAGCGACGGCACCATGCAACTGAGATCGCCCAGCAATTCGGACCGAGCTTTGCCTTTTATTCTATCAACATTACCTTATAGTGCATTGCTCAATACGTACGAAACCCTTGTAAGCGTATGCAAGTggagccttttcttttttggtggTGTAGGCATGGTACTTTGTTCTCTAATGATTCGCAAGTGGTTTAAAATCCATTATGGTCGCCGCCACGCACGAGAAGAAGACGATATTCTACGTGATCTTTGCGAGTCACGTCGGTCAACTGGAGAAAATGATGACCTACCGGAATGGCAGCGCTGCGTAATATGCCTGGTTCGAAATCGGGAAGTTATTGTTCTTCCATGCGGTCACGTTTGCCTCTGCGCGGATTGTATGGTGCTCATCAATCGACAAAATGTACTACAGAGGAATTGCCCCATGTGCCGACAAAGAATTGAGCAAATTGCAAGAGCTTTTGTTCCTTAA